A genomic stretch from Canis lupus baileyi chromosome 3, mCanLup2.hap1, whole genome shotgun sequence includes:
- the RIPOR1 gene encoding rho family-interacting cell polarization regulator 1 isoform X3 has protein sequence MMSLSVRPQRRLLSARVNRSQSFAGVLGSHERGPRSFPAFSPPGPPRKPPALSRVSRMFSVAHPAPKVPQPERLDLVYTALKQGLTAYLEVHQQEQEKLQGQIRESKRNSRLGFLYDLDKQVKSIERFLRRLEFHASKIDELYEAYCVQRRLRDGAYNMVRAYSTGSPGSREARDSLAEATRGHREYTESMCLLESELEAQLGEFHLRMKGLAGFARLCVGDQYEICMKYGRQRWKLRGRIEGSGKQVWDSEETVFLPLLTEFLSIKVTELKGLANHVVVGSVSCETKDLFAALPQVVAVDINDLGTIKLSLEVTWSPFDKDDQPSTASTVNKASTVTKRFSTYSQSPPDTPSLREQAFYNMLKRQEELENGTAWSLSSESSDDSSSPQLSGTTRHSSAPRPLVQQPEPLPIQVAFRRPETPTSRSMDEEGAMAPALANGHAPYSRTLSHISEASVDAALTEASVEALGLENLAQGPSQLADPDPTHGEQSGPVPPAVDPSHSATSPTLSTTGPAHTSTDPAPSAHLDLVHKITDSSTADLPDPTHTTTGSTYNAISPSYSAPSPIHTTTGSTHKPLVSPLTTTGSTPSATTPEQTTTRPTDKVILSTLTAVGPTPNTTGPVQTTTSPVHTTISPTHTTASLTQTTISLTHTTASPTYATTSPTHTAISPTHTTASPAHTTTSPTHKARMSTHTTSPTPKAKGPVQNTGSPTHPVTSPTLITVSSSTSLDYAMLPSPSTNTDSTLPGTHTLSYGYPSSTPCTQADSIAPSTSYPSPACSSWEPLTSPSPDPPEPILRSPSPPPSPLAPMPQHLDLSPDVAPRAPVPGAAGRAGDRRLEEALGALMAALDDYRGQFPELQGLEQEVTRLESLLMQRQGLTRSRASSLSITVEHALESFSFLNEDEDEDIDGPGDRPPNSLEPGAEDSLDLASARPLSTECPALDAALVQHLYHCSRLLLKLGTFGPLRCQEAWALERLLREARVLEAVCELSRRWEIPATSAQEVVQFSASRPGFLTFWDQCTEGLSPFICPVERVLLTFCNQYGARLSLRQPGLAEAVCVKFLEDALGQKLPRRPQPGHGEQFTVFQFWSYIEALDSPSMEAFVTETAEEVLLVRNLNSDDQAVVLKALRLAPEGRLRRDGLRALSSLLVHGNNKVMAAVSTQLRSLSLGPVFRERALLCFLDQLEDEDIQTRVAGCLALGCIKAPEGIEPLVYLCQTDTEAVREAARQSLQQCGEEGQSAHRRLEESLDALPRIFGPGSMASTAF, from the exons ATGATGTCCCTGTCGGTGCGGCCGCAGCGCCGCCTGCTCAGCGCCCGGGTCAATAGGAGCCAGTCCTTCGCAGGCGTCCTCGGCAGCCACGAGCGGGGGCCCAG GAGCTTCCCGGCCTTcagccccccggggcccccacgGAAGCCCCCAGCGCTCTCCCGAGTATCCAGGATGTTTTCTGTGGCGCACCCAGCCCCTAAGGTCCCGCAGCCTGAGCGGCTGGACCTGGTGTACACTGCGCTCAAGCAGGGCCTGAC GGCCTATTTGGAAGTGCACCAGCAGGAGCAGGAGAAACTCCAGGGACAGATTAGGGAGTCCAAGAGGAATTCTCGCCTG GGCTTCCTGTATGACTTGGACAAG CAAGTCAAGTCCATTGAACGCTTCCTGCGGCGGTTGGAGTTCCATGCCAGCAAG ATTGACGAGCTATATGAGGCATACTGTGTCCAGCGTCGTCTCCGGGATGGTGCCTACAATATGGTCCGTGCCTATAGCACTGGGTCTCCAGGGAGCCGTGAGGCCCGGGACAGCCTGGCTGAAGCCACTCGAGGGCATCGCGAGTACACAGAG agcatGTGTCTGCTGGAGAGTGAGCTAGAGGCACAGCTGGGCGAGTTCCATCTCCGAATGAAAG GGCTGGCTGGCTTTGCCAGGCTGTGTGTGGGCGATCAGTATGAG ATCTGCATGAAATATGGGCGTCAGCGCTGGAAACTACGGGGCCGAATTGAGGGTAGCGGAAAGCAGGTGTGGGACAGTGAGGAAACcgtctttcttcctctgctcacaGAGTTCCTGTCCATCAAG GTGACAGAACTGAAGGGTCTGGCCAACCACGTGGTTGTAGGCAGTGTCTCCTGTGAGACCAAGGACCTGTTTGCTGCCCTGCCCCAAGTTGTGGCTGTGGACATCAATGACCTCGGCACCATTAAGCTCAGCTTGGAAGTCACATGGAG CCCCTTCGACAAGGATGACCAGCCCTCAACCGCTTCCACTGTCAACAAGGCCTCCACAGTCACCAAGCGCTTCTCCACCTATAGCCAGAGCCCACCAGACACGCCCTCACTTCGGGAACAAGCCTTTTAT aATATGCTGAAACGGCAGGAGGAGCTGGAGAATGGGACAGCGTGGTCCCTGTCATCCGAATCTTCGGATGACTCATCCAGCCCCCAGCTCTCAGGCACTACCCGCCACTCTTCAGCTCCAAGACCTCTGGTGCAGCAGCCTGAACCTCTGCCCATTCAAGTCGCCTTCCGAAGGCCTGAGACCCCCACCTCTAGGTCCATGGATGAAGAGGGAGCCATGGCCCCAGCCCTGGCCAATGGGCATGCCCCCTACAGCCGGACTCTGAGCCACATCAGTGAGGCCAGTGTGGACGCTGCCTTGACTGAGGCTTCAGTGGAGGCTCTGGGTCTAGAAAATCTAGCTCAGGGACCTAGCCAGCTTGCAGACCCAGATCCCACCCATGGGGAGCAATCTGGTCCTGTCCCTCCTGCTGTGGACCCTTCCCATTCTGCCACAAGCCCCACCCTCAGTACAACAGGCCCTGCCCACACATCTACAGACCCTGCACCATCAGCACATCTAGACTTGGTTCACAAGATCACAGACTCTAGCACTGCTGACCTGCCAGACCCCACCCATACCACTACAGGCTCTACCTATAATGCCATTAGCCCTAGCTACAGTGCTCCAAGCCCCATTCACACTACCACAGGTTCTACCCACAAGCCGCTGGTCTCTCCACTCACCACTACAGGCTCTACCCCCAGTGCCACAACCCCAGAGCAGACCACTACAAGACCCACTGACAAAGTGATACTTTCCACTCTCACTGCTGTAGGTCCTACCCCCAATACTACAGGCCCAGTCCAGACCACCACAAGCCCCGTCCACACTACCATAAGCCCTACCCATACTACTGCAAGCCTCACCCAGACCACTATAAGCCTCACCCATACTACTGCAAGCCCTACCTATGCCACTACAAGCCCCACCCATACTGCCATAAGCCCCACCCACACCACTGCAAGCCCTGCCCATACCACTACAAGCCCTACTCACAAAGCCAGGATGTCAACTCACACCACAAGTCCTACCCCCAAAGCTAAAGGCCCAGTCCAGAACACCGGGAGCCCCACCCATCCTGTCACAAGCCCCACCCTTATAACTGTAAGCTCTTCCACTTCTTTAGACTATGCCATGCTTCCCAGCCCCTCTACAAACACAGACTCTACTCTCCCAGGCACCCACACCTTGTCCTACGGCTACCCATCTTCCACTCCTTGCACTCAGGCAGATTCCATAGCCCCCAGCACTTCCTACCCAAGTCCCGCCTGTTCCAGTTGGGAACCGCTCACAAGTCCTTCCCCAGACCCACCAGAGCCCATCCTTCGAAGCCCAAGTCCCCCTCCCTCACCTCTAGCCCCTATGCCTCAGCATTTAGACCTTAGCCCGGATGTAGCCCCCCGGGCCCCAGTTCCAGGGGCTGCTGGAAGGGCTGGGGATAGGAGGCTGGAAGAGGCACTGGGGGCCCTAATGGCTGCCCTGGATGACTATCGTGGCCAGTTCCCCGagctgcagggcctggagcaggaGGTTACCCGGCTGGAGAGTCTGCTCATG CAGAGACAAGGCCTGACTCGCAGCCGGGCCTCCAGCCTTAGCATCACTGTGGAACATGCCCTGGAGAGCTTCAGCTTCCTCAACGAGGATGAAGATGAAGACATTGATGGTCCTGGAGACAG GCCCCCAAACAGCCTGGAGCCTGGGGCTGAGGACAGCCTCGACTTAGCCAGTGCCCGCCCCCTCAGCACAGAGTGTCCAGCTCTGGACGCTGCCTTGGTCCAGCATCTGTACCACTGCAGCCGCCTCCTGCTG AAACTGGGCACATTTGGGCCCCTGCGCTGCCAGGAGGCATGGGCCCTGGAGCGGCTGCTGAGGGAGGCCAGAGTGCTGGAGGCTGTATGTGAGCTTAGCAGGCGATGGGAAATCCCTGCCACCTCTGCCCAGGAAG TGGTGCAGTTCTCAGCCTCTCGGCCCGGCTTCCTGACCTTTTGGGACCAGTGCACAGAGGGACTCAGCCCCTTCATCTGCCCTGTGGAGAGAGTGCTTCTCACCTTCTGCAATCAATATGGTGCCCGTCTTTCCTTGCGCCAGCCAGGCCTAGCTGAGGCTG TGTGTGTCAAGTTCCTGGAGGATGCTCTGGGGCAGAAGCTGCCCAGGAGGCCCCAGCCAGGCCATGGAGAGCAGTTCACCGTCTTCCAGTTCTGGAGTTACATTGAAGCCTTGGATAGCCCCTCTATGGAGGCCTTTGTGACCGAAACCGCCGAGGAGG tGTTACTGGTGCGGAATTTGAACTCAGATGACCAAGCTGTTGTGCTAAAGGCCCTGAGGTTGGCACCAGAGGGGCGGCTGCGAAGGGATGGGCTTCGGGCCCTCAGCTCCCTGCTGGTCCATGGCAACAATAAGGTCATGGCTGCTGTCAGCACCCAGCTCCGGAGCCTGTCACTGGGCCCTGTCTTTCGGGAAAGG GCCCTATTGTGCTTCCTGGACCAACTGGAGGATGAGGACATACAGACAAGAGTGGCTggctgcctggccctgggctgcatCAAG GCTCCTGAGGGCATTGAGCCCCTGGTGTATCTGTGCCAAACAGACACAGAAGCTGTGAGGGAAGCTGCTCGGCAGAGCCTGCAACAGTGTG GGGAAGAGGGACAGTCTGCCCATCGACGGCTGGAGGAATCACTGGACGCCCTGCCCCGCATCTTTGGGCCTGGCAGCATGGCCAGCACCGCTTTCTAA